A stretch of the Synechocystis sp. PCC 7338 genome encodes the following:
- a CDS encoding HNH endonuclease signature motif containing protein, whose amino-acid sequence MKKNSFLELFCQYKIAQDKVEGSLKNLDDKVERIKKYYSPRNQFNRWRDSGDGKNWKKRQHEKQKHKCANPNCNFVYEKSEYFDIDHIKPIKTHPHLAVDKKNLQLLCPPCNSRKGALER is encoded by the coding sequence ATGAAAAAAAATAGCTTTCTGGAATTATTTTGTCAATATAAAATAGCTCAGGACAAGGTTGAAGGTAGTCTTAAGAACCTTGATGATAAGGTTGAGCGTATCAAAAAATACTACTCTCCCCGTAACCAATTTAACCGCTGGAGAGATTCAGGTGATGGTAAAAATTGGAAAAAAAGACAACATGAAAAGCAAAAACATAAATGTGCAAATCCTAATTGCAATTTTGTTTACGAAAAGTCAGAGTATTTTGACATAGATCACATCAAGCCCATTAAAACTCATCCTCATCTGGCAGTTGACAAGAAAAATTTACAATTACTCTGTCCTCCTTGTAATAGTCGCAAAGGAGCATTGGAGAGGTAA
- a CDS encoding dienelactone hydrolase family protein — MTVDIKTTLVNIPNQDLQIAGYLAQPVAVGHYPVVIVIQEIFGVNSHIRDVTERIAKEGCVAIAPAIYQRQAPGFETGYTPESIEAGKKLKDQTDSAEILSDLEATIAYGLSLPNVKPGGVGLIGFCFGGWITYLGASLPTVKATASFYGAGIPHWAPGSAQPPIAYTDKIEGTLYAFFGLEDASIPMADTEQIEQALSKYQVNHKIFRYPGADHGFFCDQRASYNAEAAADAWQKVKQLFQTELQ, encoded by the coding sequence ATGACTGTTGATATTAAGACAACCCTAGTTAATATTCCCAACCAGGATTTGCAAATTGCGGGCTATTTGGCCCAGCCGGTGGCCGTGGGTCACTACCCCGTAGTGATTGTAATTCAAGAAATTTTTGGGGTTAATAGCCATATCCGAGACGTGACTGAACGCATTGCCAAAGAAGGTTGCGTGGCGATCGCCCCGGCCATTTACCAACGGCAAGCTCCGGGCTTTGAAACCGGTTACACTCCAGAGAGCATTGAAGCGGGCAAAAAACTCAAAGATCAAACCGATAGTGCAGAAATCCTCAGTGACTTAGAGGCAACCATTGCCTATGGGCTGAGTTTACCCAACGTTAAACCCGGCGGAGTAGGATTAATTGGCTTTTGCTTTGGTGGCTGGATCACCTATTTAGGGGCTAGTTTACCCACCGTCAAGGCCACCGCTTCCTTTTACGGTGCGGGCATTCCCCATTGGGCTCCGGGGTCAGCGCAACCTCCCATCGCCTATACCGATAAGATTGAAGGCACGTTATACGCTTTCTTTGGTTTGGAGGATGCCAGCATTCCCATGGCGGATACAGAGCAGATTGAACAAGCTCTAAGTAAGTATCAGGTGAACCATAAAATTTTCCGTTACCCCGGTGCAGACCATGGCTTTTTCTGTGATCAGAGGGCCAGCTATAACGCCGAAGCGGCCGCCGATGCCTGGCAAAAGGTAAAACAACTTTTTCAAACTGAATTGCAATGA
- a CDS encoding acetate kinase, with translation MKFLILNAGSSSQKSCLYELAGDRLPETVPEPLWEAFIDWTVLENQGRLMVETPGQKQVIILETGDRQQGIAQMLDTLVTGDCAVLKSLTEIDLVGHRVVHGGTDYAAATLITPAVKQAIADLIPLAPAHNPAHLEGIEAIGEQLGDVPQIAVFDTAFHRTIPTAAAEYPIPQAWTELGIRRYGFHGTSHKYCAQKTAEILGQPLAELKLITCHIGNGASLTAIRNGVSIDTTMGFTPLEGLMMGARSGSIDPAIVLFLQQTQGLTPAEINATLNKKSGLLGVSGRSADLRTILQAKAEGDEQAQLAYTMYIHRFRRCLGAMVASLEGLDTLVFTAGVGENAATVRADVCQAFQFLGLKLDPELNDRSPRDTVISHSDSLVNVVIVHTEEDWAIAQDCWHWWHSQGLGKKP, from the coding sequence ATGAAATTCCTGATTCTCAATGCCGGTTCCAGTAGCCAAAAAAGTTGCCTCTACGAGTTAGCTGGCGATCGCCTACCGGAAACAGTACCGGAGCCCTTGTGGGAGGCTTTCATTGATTGGACGGTGTTGGAAAATCAGGGGCGGCTAATGGTGGAAACCCCTGGCCAAAAACAGGTGATCATTCTGGAGACCGGCGATCGCCAACAGGGTATAGCCCAAATGTTGGACACTCTGGTAACAGGGGACTGTGCCGTTTTGAAAAGTTTGACAGAAATTGACCTGGTGGGCCATCGAGTAGTGCATGGGGGCACGGATTACGCCGCAGCCACCTTGATTACCCCAGCGGTGAAACAGGCCATTGCGGACTTAATTCCCCTCGCTCCCGCCCATAACCCCGCCCACCTCGAAGGCATTGAAGCCATTGGCGAACAATTGGGAGACGTGCCCCAGATCGCTGTGTTCGACACCGCTTTTCACCGCACCATTCCCACCGCCGCCGCCGAATATCCCATTCCCCAAGCCTGGACTGAGTTGGGTATTCGTCGCTATGGTTTCCACGGCACTAGCCATAAATACTGCGCCCAGAAAACGGCGGAGATTTTAGGCCAACCTTTGGCAGAGTTAAAACTCATTACCTGCCACATCGGGAATGGCGCCTCCTTGACGGCGATCAGAAATGGAGTCAGCATCGACACCACCATGGGTTTTACCCCCTTAGAAGGGCTGATGATGGGGGCCAGGAGTGGTTCCATTGACCCAGCCATTGTGCTATTTCTGCAACAAACCCAGGGTTTAACCCCAGCAGAAATCAACGCCACGTTAAATAAAAAATCTGGTTTATTGGGAGTTTCTGGGCGATCGGCGGATTTACGCACCATTTTACAAGCTAAAGCCGAGGGGGACGAACAAGCCCAATTGGCCTATACCATGTATATTCACCGTTTTCGTCGTTGTTTGGGGGCCATGGTTGCTTCCCTCGAAGGTCTGGATACGTTGGTGTTCACCGCCGGGGTGGGGGAAAATGCGGCCACTGTGCGGGCTGATGTTTGCCAAGCTTTTCAATTCCTGGGCTTAAAACTTGATCCAGAGTTAAACGACCGATCGCCAAGGGATACTGTTATTTCTCACTCCGACTCCTTGGTGAATGTGGTGATTGTCCACACCGAAGAAGATTGGGCGATCGCCCAGGATTGTTGGCACTGGTGGCATAGCCAGGGACTGGGCAAGAAACCGTAA
- the trmB gene encoding tRNA (guanosine(46)-N7)-methyltransferase TrmB, producing the protein MARVRIRQHVNPLSQKYRQVLACPDWATVYDNVQRPLHLDIGCARGRFPLKMAQEHPDWNFLGVEIRQPLVLEANETGDRLGLKNLHYLFGNINVEPEKFLSALPPTLQRVSIQFPDPWFKQRHNKRRVAQPELVMAIANALPPGGEVLLQSDVEPVAEDMKERFAENPNFAFTHDTPWLEKNPLGVPTEREIACFNLHRPVYRCLLQRIA; encoded by the coding sequence TTGGCTAGAGTCCGCATCCGCCAACACGTTAATCCCCTCAGTCAAAAATATCGGCAGGTGTTGGCCTGTCCTGATTGGGCCACCGTTTATGACAATGTTCAACGGCCATTACATTTGGATATTGGCTGTGCCCGGGGTCGCTTTCCCCTGAAAATGGCCCAGGAACACCCCGACTGGAATTTTTTGGGGGTGGAGATTCGTCAGCCCTTGGTACTAGAAGCCAACGAAACCGGCGATCGCCTGGGGCTTAAAAATCTCCATTACCTGTTTGGCAACATCAATGTGGAACCAGAAAAATTCTTGTCCGCCTTGCCCCCCACTCTGCAACGGGTGAGCATCCAATTTCCCGACCCCTGGTTTAAGCAACGACATAATAAACGCCGGGTAGCCCAACCGGAACTGGTCATGGCGATCGCCAACGCCCTGCCCCCGGGAGGGGAAGTATTGCTCCAATCTGACGTGGAACCCGTCGCCGAGGACATGAAAGAGCGTTTTGCTGAAAATCCTAACTTTGCCTTCACCCATGACACCCCCTGGTTGGAGAAAAATCCCCTCGGGGTGCCCACAGAAAGGGAAATTGCCTGTTTTAACCTCCACCGTCCTGTGTACCGCTGTCTATTACAACGAATTGCCTAG
- the cydB gene encoding cytochrome d ubiquinol oxidase subunit II, with protein sequence MEPLEPLQHFLPQVWFFILGLFLFLYVLLDGFDLGVGILSLTASTEERRSILMTSLGNVWDANETWLVLMGGSLFGAFPLAYATILNALYLPAVIMVVGLILRAVSFEFRENANRKLVWNIAFGVGSFLAALGQGFALGSVFEGIIVDAQGHFAGTMWDWLTWRSVIVALTLIQGYVLIGSTYLILKTEGELQKTYFKTAAIATWTTLAGAVFITISTPAFSEEARSQLFTAPLVYIFATIPLVGLLFIGLLLRSLYLREENTPIIWTFLVFSLSFIGLGFIIFPNIIPPSVTIYEAAAAPSSLVFMLTFIGFLIPILLFYNIYNYLVFRGKIVTD encoded by the coding sequence ATGGAACCTTTAGAACCGTTACAACATTTTTTACCCCAGGTGTGGTTTTTCATTTTGGGGCTTTTCCTTTTTCTCTATGTCCTGCTAGATGGCTTTGACCTGGGGGTAGGTATTTTATCCCTCACCGCTTCCACGGAGGAACGGCGTAGCATTCTTATGACCAGTTTGGGGAATGTCTGGGATGCCAACGAAACCTGGCTGGTGTTGATGGGGGGGTCATTATTTGGGGCCTTTCCTTTGGCCTATGCCACCATTTTGAATGCCCTCTATTTACCAGCAGTGATCATGGTGGTGGGGTTAATTCTCCGGGCGGTCTCCTTTGAGTTTCGGGAAAATGCTAACCGTAAATTGGTTTGGAATATTGCCTTTGGAGTGGGGAGTTTCTTAGCCGCGTTGGGGCAAGGTTTTGCCCTTGGTAGTGTGTTTGAAGGTATTATCGTTGATGCCCAAGGACATTTTGCCGGCACTATGTGGGACTGGCTCACCTGGCGCTCTGTCATTGTGGCCCTGACGTTAATCCAAGGTTATGTACTGATCGGTTCCACCTATCTAATTTTGAAAACCGAAGGGGAATTGCAAAAAACCTATTTCAAAACGGCGGCGATCGCCACTTGGACCACGTTGGCGGGGGCGGTGTTTATCACCATTAGTACCCCAGCTTTTTCCGAAGAGGCCAGGTCCCAATTGTTTACCGCTCCGTTGGTGTACATTTTTGCCACCATTCCCCTGGTGGGGTTACTGTTCATTGGCCTACTGTTGCGGAGTTTGTATCTGCGGGAAGAAAATACCCCCATTATCTGGACTTTTTTAGTGTTTTCCCTTTCCTTCATCGGTTTGGGTTTCATTATCTTCCCCAATATCATTCCCCCCAGTGTCACCATCTATGAAGCGGCGGCGGCCCCTAGTTCTCTGGTGTTTATGCTGACCTTCATTGGCTTCCTGATTCCGATCCTGCTGTTCTACAACATCTATAATTACCTGGTTTTTCGTGGCAAAATTGTCACCGACTAG
- a CDS encoding cytochrome ubiquinol oxidase subunit I — protein MQDFFSNTVALSRLQFAVTAIFHMLWPVLTTGMGIYLVIIEGLWLKTRNLDYYHHARFWARLYVLNFGIGVATGLPMAFQFGLNWAPFSESVGDFFGTVLGFESTMAFMLEASFLGIMLFGWDRVPPLIHYLSTILVAIGANLSTFWILSANSWLQTPAGGIFVDGKFVVQDYFAAIANPFMVNSFLHMFFATLETSMFVIGGVSAWCILTGRQPQFFARSLQVILVVVMAVAPLQIFIGHLSAEQVSVHQPAKLAAMEALWETVPAETPAAWSVVALPNDKAEKNDWELTIPGALSYILELKPQLDKPIQGLKEWAPVDRPRMVGLIYYSFRIMVAIGLFFAALMTVTVGQWLRGKLSPESISQQKWLLRAWVFAAPLGYLAVETGWIVRCVGRQPWIVYGEMRTAESASNLPPGEILFSLTGLSVMYIVFLITTLYFGSRIIRNGPDLNLPAPRGSEASLWGNITKHATNRRPADIAEVAEIKE, from the coding sequence ATGCAGGATTTTTTCAGTAATACGGTGGCGTTGTCACGGCTACAATTTGCCGTCACTGCCATTTTTCATATGCTCTGGCCGGTATTAACCACGGGTATGGGCATTTATTTAGTAATTATCGAAGGTTTATGGCTCAAAACCCGTAATTTAGACTATTATCACCATGCTCGATTTTGGGCTCGGCTCTACGTTTTAAATTTTGGTATTGGGGTAGCCACTGGTTTACCCATGGCCTTTCAATTTGGTTTGAACTGGGCCCCTTTTTCAGAATCTGTAGGGGATTTTTTCGGCACAGTGCTTGGGTTTGAAAGCACCATGGCCTTTATGCTTGAAGCTAGCTTTTTGGGCATTATGCTATTTGGTTGGGACCGAGTTCCCCCATTAATTCATTACCTTTCCACTATTTTGGTGGCCATTGGGGCAAATCTTTCTACCTTTTGGATTCTCTCAGCTAATTCCTGGTTACAAACCCCCGCCGGGGGCATTTTTGTCGATGGAAAATTTGTGGTGCAGGACTATTTTGCGGCGATCGCCAATCCATTTATGGTCAATAGTTTCCTGCATATGTTTTTTGCCACCTTAGAAACCTCTATGTTTGTCATTGGGGGCGTCAGTGCCTGGTGTATTCTCACCGGTCGGCAACCGCAATTTTTTGCCCGCTCTTTGCAGGTAATTTTGGTGGTGGTGATGGCGGTGGCTCCCCTACAAATTTTCATTGGCCACCTAAGCGCGGAACAGGTATCGGTGCATCAACCAGCTAAGCTTGCCGCCATGGAAGCCCTCTGGGAAACGGTGCCAGCGGAAACACCAGCGGCTTGGAGTGTGGTAGCTTTGCCCAACGATAAAGCAGAAAAAAATGACTGGGAACTGACCATTCCCGGAGCATTGAGCTATATTTTGGAACTCAAGCCTCAATTGGACAAACCCATTCAGGGCCTGAAGGAATGGGCCCCGGTTGATCGCCCGAGGATGGTGGGCTTAATTTACTATTCTTTCCGCATTATGGTAGCCATTGGGCTCTTTTTTGCCGCTTTGATGACGGTCACAGTGGGGCAATGGCTACGGGGCAAACTGAGCCCAGAAAGCATTAGCCAACAAAAATGGTTATTGCGGGCTTGGGTTTTTGCCGCTCCGTTGGGTTATTTAGCGGTGGAAACGGGTTGGATTGTCCGTTGCGTAGGTCGCCAACCCTGGATCGTTTACGGAGAAATGCGTACAGCGGAATCCGCTTCCAACTTGCCCCCCGGTGAAATTCTCTTTTCCCTGACAGGGTTGAGTGTGATGTACATTGTTTTTTTAATTACCACTCTCTACTTTGGCAGTCGGATTATTCGCAACGGCCCCGACCTGAATTTGCCTGCTCCCCGGGGTTCGGAAGCCTCCCTTTGGGGCAACATTACCAAGCACGCCACTAACCGCCGCCCCGCTGACATTGCCGAAGTTGCCGAGATTAAGGAGTAG